From the genome of Streptomyces sp. NBC_01116, one region includes:
- a CDS encoding bifunctional DNA primase/polymerase, translating into MSTRLLTVALDTAERGWHVFPLRPADKRPALHGEAVCPLTGDCAGGHHKWEDRATTDPDRIRRAWSHGRFNIGIATGPSGLVVVDLDLPKPNSSTDTPSGVTTFEALCERAGQPVPTTYRTRTPSGGHHLYFTAPTGIRLGNTAGTLAPLVDTRAWGGYVVAPGSTTPAGPYEVTDPAPIMPLPNWLLTLLQPAPRSPVGPLAIPVISGSRAARAALERECQRVVAAPERRGNNTLNHSAFKVGRFVAWGDLARHEVEEAFQGAGEARGLTAAECRATIRSALDASIRTARPRETA; encoded by the coding sequence ATGAGCACCCGACTTCTCACCGTCGCCCTGGACACAGCTGAGCGCGGCTGGCACGTTTTCCCGCTCCGCCCCGCGGACAAGCGCCCCGCCCTCCACGGTGAAGCCGTCTGCCCGCTGACCGGGGACTGCGCGGGCGGTCACCACAAGTGGGAGGACCGGGCCACCACCGACCCGGACCGCATCCGCCGGGCCTGGTCCCACGGCCGGTTCAACATCGGGATCGCCACCGGCCCCTCCGGGCTGGTCGTGGTGGACCTCGACTTGCCCAAGCCCAACAGCAGCACGGACACGCCTTCCGGCGTGACGACCTTTGAGGCGCTCTGCGAGCGCGCCGGACAGCCCGTCCCCACCACCTACCGCACCCGGACCCCGAGCGGCGGACACCACCTCTACTTCACCGCCCCGACCGGCATCCGGCTGGGCAACACCGCAGGCACCCTGGCCCCCCTGGTGGACACCCGGGCATGGGGCGGATACGTCGTCGCCCCGGGCAGCACCACACCGGCCGGACCCTACGAGGTCACCGACCCGGCCCCCATCATGCCGCTGCCCAACTGGCTCCTCACCCTGCTCCAGCCCGCACCCCGCAGCCCGGTCGGGCCGCTGGCCATCCCGGTCATCAGCGGCAGCCGCGCCGCAAGGGCCGCCCTGGAGCGCGAATGCCAGCGGGTTGTCGCGGCGCCGGAGAGGCGTGGCAACAACACGCTGAATCACAGCGCGTTCAAGGTGGGGCGCTTCGTCGCGTGGGGCGACCTCGCCCGGCACGAGGTTGAGGAGGCCTTCCAAGGGGCGGGAGAGGCCCGGGGGCTCACCGCTGCCGAGTGCCGCGCCACGATCCGCAGCGCCCTGGACGCCTCCATCCGCACCGCCCGCCCCCGGGAAACGGCATGA
- a CDS encoding DNA cytosine methyltransferase, protein MNARVLPLRKPNGLRVLDLCCGAGGLSMGYYLAGYDVTGVDLHPMPNYPFTFHQADALDYLATITATGEIERYDLVHASWPCQNKARVTAWRGSRDDHPDLITPGRELQAACGRPWLIENVPEASWDGTLRPDYLLCGSQFGINVRRHRVFETSWGGGGDLLSPCWHHKGLLAFEHKGERAYADAMGCTWMTNVEARQAVPPAYTQWIGHQFLTHERTAAA, encoded by the coding sequence GTGAACGCGCGTGTGCTGCCGCTGCGCAAGCCGAACGGGCTGCGGGTGCTTGACCTGTGCTGCGGGGCCGGTGGCCTCTCGATGGGCTACTACCTCGCCGGATACGACGTCACTGGCGTCGACCTGCACCCCATGCCGAACTACCCCTTCACCTTCCACCAGGCCGACGCCCTCGACTACCTCGCCACCATCACGGCCACCGGGGAGATCGAACGGTACGACCTGGTCCACGCCTCCTGGCCCTGCCAGAACAAGGCCCGCGTCACCGCCTGGCGCGGCAGCCGCGACGACCACCCCGACCTGATCACCCCCGGCCGCGAACTCCAGGCCGCCTGCGGCAGGCCCTGGCTCATCGAGAACGTTCCCGAAGCCTCCTGGGACGGCACCCTGCGCCCCGACTACCTGCTGTGCGGCTCCCAGTTCGGGATCAACGTCCGCCGCCACCGCGTCTTCGAGACCTCATGGGGCGGCGGCGGTGACCTGCTCTCGCCCTGCTGGCACCACAAGGGACTGCTGGCCTTCGAGCACAAGGGCGAGCGGGCCTACGCGGACGCCATGGGCTGCACCTGGATGACCAACGTCGAAGCTCGCCAGGCCGTGCCCCCCGCCTACACCCAGTGGATCGGCCACCAGTTCCTCACCCACGAAAGGACGGCCGCAGCATGA
- a CDS encoding SAM-dependent methyltransferase, which yields MPYPTDTRARTRPKPRLLDLFCCQGGAAKGYADAGFDVTGVDIHPQSRYPFAFVQAEAVAYVLEHGAEFDAIHASPPCQHDSDCQRLQGNTHPDLIAPTRTALQATGRPWVLENVRGAVPKLEQPVMLCGSMFGVETYRHRYFETGGGLTLPQPHHPPHLVPQAKMGRPIPPGHYGQFVGNFSGVQHARNVMGVPWMNRDGIRECIPPAYTHHIGTAALAFLAAAGLGVAA from the coding sequence ATGCCGTACCCCACTGACACCCGGGCCCGAACAAGGCCCAAGCCGCGGTTACTCGACCTGTTCTGCTGCCAGGGCGGCGCGGCCAAGGGCTACGCGGACGCCGGGTTCGACGTGACCGGCGTCGACATTCACCCCCAGTCCCGCTACCCCTTCGCCTTCGTCCAGGCCGAAGCGGTCGCCTACGTGCTGGAGCACGGGGCGGAGTTCGACGCCATCCACGCGTCGCCGCCGTGCCAGCACGACAGCGACTGCCAGCGCCTCCAGGGCAACACCCACCCCGACCTCATCGCCCCCACCCGCACCGCCCTCCAGGCGACCGGGCGGCCGTGGGTGCTGGAGAACGTACGCGGCGCGGTGCCGAAGCTAGAACAGCCGGTGATGCTGTGCGGGTCCATGTTCGGGGTGGAGACTTACCGGCACCGGTACTTCGAGACCGGCGGCGGTCTCACCCTCCCTCAGCCCCATCACCCCCCGCACCTGGTCCCGCAGGCGAAGATGGGCCGCCCCATCCCGCCCGGCCACTACGGCCAGTTCGTCGGCAACTTCTCCGGCGTCCAGCACGCCCGCAACGTCATGGGTGTCCCCTGGATGAACCGCGACGGCATCCGCGAATGCATCCCGCCGGCCTACACCCACCACATCGGCACAGCCGCACTCGCGTTCCTCGCGGCGGCTGGTCTGGGGGTGGCCGCGTGA
- a CDS encoding HNH endonuclease: MTTAWLVLAVGDEDRQHGGNDGYDDDPSQHYSWDDTVPNHARIAVGDVIALWDKKQLLGLGVISGIETGSEIKTLYFCPECKKADFKRRKRLKPTWRCNKCPAMFEEPGSKKKRVVTYRSRHGEAWMDGRGLLDGKQLRALCDSPDSQLSMRPARWERLRDALLALDGVDFSDLDLDDDENEGDRGNPAGGRERRKIAGGHRISEVRARVGQKPFRQQLLDDHGQVCAFTGPAPAGALQAAHLYSYADEKEHHDWGGLLLRNDVHSLFDRGQIGVNPETGCIEVDDELQGYPAYAELHGKVPLVSLRPEHEVWLAAHWRQHWTARATIPASRVPAAAS, translated from the coding sequence GTGACGACGGCATGGCTGGTGCTGGCTGTGGGCGACGAGGACCGGCAGCACGGGGGCAATGACGGGTATGACGACGACCCGTCGCAGCACTACAGCTGGGACGACACGGTCCCCAACCACGCGCGTATCGCTGTGGGGGACGTGATCGCGCTGTGGGACAAGAAGCAGCTGCTCGGCCTCGGAGTGATTTCCGGGATCGAGACCGGGAGCGAGATCAAGACGCTCTACTTCTGCCCGGAGTGCAAGAAGGCCGACTTCAAGCGGCGCAAGCGGCTGAAGCCGACGTGGCGCTGCAACAAGTGCCCCGCCATGTTCGAGGAACCCGGCAGCAAGAAAAAGCGGGTGGTCACCTACAGGTCCCGTCACGGCGAAGCATGGATGGACGGCCGGGGCCTGCTTGACGGCAAGCAGCTGCGGGCCCTGTGTGACTCGCCCGACTCCCAGCTGAGCATGCGCCCCGCCCGCTGGGAAAGGCTGCGCGATGCCCTCCTCGCGCTCGACGGAGTCGACTTCAGCGACCTGGACCTGGACGACGACGAGAACGAAGGCGACCGCGGGAACCCGGCAGGCGGCAGGGAACGCAGGAAGATCGCGGGCGGGCACCGCATCTCGGAGGTCCGCGCCCGCGTGGGCCAGAAGCCCTTCCGGCAGCAGCTGCTGGACGACCACGGCCAGGTGTGCGCGTTCACCGGACCCGCACCGGCCGGGGCTCTCCAGGCGGCACACCTGTACAGCTATGCCGACGAGAAAGAGCACCACGACTGGGGCGGCCTGCTCCTGCGCAACGACGTCCACAGCCTCTTCGACCGCGGCCAGATCGGCGTCAACCCCGAAACCGGATGCATCGAAGTCGACGACGAACTCCAGGGCTACCCGGCGTACGCCGAACTGCACGGCAAGGTTCCCCTGGTCAGCCTGCGGCCTGAGCACGAGGTATGGCTCGCTGCCCACTGGCGCCAGCACTGGACCGCGCGCGCGACCATTCCCGCCAGCCGCGTCCCGGCAGCCGCCTCCTAA
- a CDS encoding DUF3307 domain-containing protein has product MFASLFVLLYLGHLLADYPLQTDHQAAHKADRCARGWAANATHVATHVATCGAALALGVAVLDDVTLSLPVALVALGWIGGSHAFIDRRWPVQWWMTRTGQASWAANGGAAHVDQTAHILALVLAALALTAA; this is encoded by the coding sequence GTGTTCGCTTCGCTCTTTGTCCTGCTCTACCTCGGTCATCTGCTGGCGGACTACCCGCTGCAGACCGATCACCAGGCCGCTCACAAGGCCGACCGGTGCGCGAGGGGCTGGGCCGCCAACGCCACCCACGTCGCGACTCACGTGGCCACCTGCGGGGCCGCGCTCGCCCTGGGCGTGGCCGTCCTGGACGACGTGACTCTGTCTCTCCCGGTCGCCCTGGTGGCGCTGGGGTGGATCGGCGGAAGTCACGCGTTCATCGACCGGCGGTGGCCGGTGCAGTGGTGGATGACCCGCACCGGCCAGGCCTCCTGGGCCGCCAACGGCGGTGCCGCGCACGTCGACCAGACCGCGCACATCCTCGCCCTGGTCCTCGCCGCTCTCGCACTCACCGCGGCCTGA
- a CDS encoding NUDIX domain-containing protein, with protein MNAAEYRAAAELIVSRDTYRFGGIHPDDLRKAEIFAQLAIAAATSETAGAHTGSDHTETFETIRYTADVVCIRGADVLVIERGWDPHKGMNALPGGHVDPGESSRAAAARELLEETGVQVDASDLMLVGVWDAPGRDPRGRYVTAVYVVTVPEGTAAHAGDDAAVVRWVPLDAPGAIAFDHGQIVATARRQHLACGRAIGTARRA; from the coding sequence ATGAACGCCGCCGAGTACCGCGCCGCCGCCGAACTCATCGTCAGCAGGGACACGTACCGCTTCGGGGGCATCCACCCCGACGATCTCCGCAAGGCCGAGATCTTCGCCCAGCTCGCCATCGCCGCCGCCACCTCCGAGACGGCCGGCGCACACACCGGGTCGGACCACACGGAGACGTTCGAGACCATCCGCTACACCGCCGATGTGGTCTGCATTCGCGGTGCCGATGTGCTGGTCATCGAGCGGGGCTGGGACCCGCACAAGGGCATGAACGCGCTGCCCGGTGGTCACGTCGACCCGGGTGAGTCCTCCCGTGCCGCCGCTGCCCGTGAACTGCTGGAGGAGACCGGTGTTCAGGTCGACGCCTCTGATCTGATGCTGGTCGGGGTGTGGGACGCCCCGGGTCGCGACCCCCGCGGTCGGTACGTCACCGCCGTCTACGTGGTCACCGTCCCCGAGGGCACCGCCGCCCACGCGGGGGACGACGCCGCGGTTGTCCGGTGGGTGCCCCTGGACGCCCCCGGGGCGATAGCGTTCGACCACGGGCAGATCGTAGCCACCGCCCGACGACAGCACCTCGCCTGCGGCCGGGCCATCGGCACCGCCCGCCGGGCCTGA
- a CDS encoding RRQRL motif-containing zinc-binding protein, whose amino-acid sequence MSALPTYRWHLAPEGLATRRQLRTLGLRPGGQDVVAELHRPRRRRAPLVAFLYRVDRAKPVRPMTPARRAALAAAMLARRTCPTCRSDAGYCIPRSLGMCNTCHDLPLNREDTPS is encoded by the coding sequence GTGAGCGCCTTGCCCACCTACCGGTGGCACCTCGCCCCCGAGGGGCTGGCCACCCGCCGTCAGCTCCGCACGCTGGGGCTGCGGCCGGGTGGTCAGGACGTCGTCGCTGAACTCCACCGCCCGCGCCGCCGGCGGGCTCCGCTGGTCGCCTTCCTCTACCGCGTCGACCGGGCCAAGCCGGTCCGCCCGATGACCCCTGCCCGCCGAGCTGCGCTGGCCGCGGCGATGCTCGCCCGCCGCACCTGCCCCACCTGCCGATCCGATGCCGGGTACTGCATCCCGCGCTCGCTCGGCATGTGCAACACCTGCCACGACCTTCCGCTGAACCGAGAGGACACCCCCTCATGA
- a CDS encoding DUF2637 domain-containing protein: MNSVQIRSAEKALSVGTWLIVGGAMLFSILTVTPLMERHSPKGWEWTAPILPLVVDAAVVIVVRLDSVLAALGGDGGRWPIALRWMTGAMTLALNIADSALKKELVGVAVHAVAPLLLIVTAETGLAYRRAITAAHTAREAQLKAERTEREQAADERREADERRRREEREHAAQLVREQREHEALITREQTAREEAARREERERAEAKERAEREARERREREREQQQAERERLEREAAQRRELEAREREARERREREREQQQAERERQALLAVGPALEKQGEERARATVRAAFEAGLPIRQAAELCGWSVGWVTARYQEHRDAAGLVLEAAK; the protein is encoded by the coding sequence GTGAACAGTGTTCAGATCCGTTCAGCGGAGAAGGCGCTGTCGGTCGGGACGTGGCTGATCGTGGGCGGCGCGATGCTGTTCTCGATCCTCACGGTGACCCCGCTGATGGAGCGGCACAGCCCGAAGGGGTGGGAGTGGACGGCCCCGATCCTGCCGCTCGTGGTTGATGCCGCGGTCGTGATCGTGGTCCGTCTGGACTCGGTGCTGGCGGCCCTGGGCGGGGACGGGGGCCGGTGGCCCATCGCTCTGCGGTGGATGACCGGAGCGATGACCCTCGCCCTGAACATCGCGGACTCCGCTTTGAAGAAAGAGCTGGTCGGGGTCGCGGTCCACGCGGTGGCCCCGCTGCTGCTGATCGTCACGGCGGAGACCGGTCTCGCCTACCGGCGGGCCATCACCGCCGCCCACACCGCCCGCGAAGCGCAGCTCAAGGCCGAGCGCACGGAGCGGGAGCAGGCCGCCGACGAGCGCCGTGAAGCCGATGAGCGGCGGCGGCGTGAGGAGCGGGAGCACGCGGCCCAGTTGGTCCGTGAACAGCGCGAGCACGAAGCCCTGATCACCCGTGAACAGACCGCCCGGGAAGAAGCCGCGCGGCGTGAGGAACGCGAGCGGGCCGAGGCGAAGGAGCGGGCCGAGCGGGAGGCCCGTGAACGCCGGGAGCGCGAGCGTGAACAGCAGCAGGCCGAGCGTGAACGCCTCGAACGCGAAGCCGCCCAGCGCCGCGAGCTGGAGGCCCGGGAACGGGAGGCCCGTGAGCGCCGCGAACGCGAGCGTGAACAGCAGCAGGCCGAGCGTGAACGCCAGGCATTGCTGGCCGTCGGCCCCGCCCTGGAGAAGCAGGGCGAGGAGCGGGCGCGGGCCACGGTCCGGGCCGCGTTCGAGGCCGGGCTGCCTATCCGGCAGGCCGCCGAGCTGTGCGGCTGGTCGGTCGGCTGGGTGACCGCCCGCTACCAGGAACACCGGGATGCGGCCGGACTCGTCCTTGAGGCCGCGAAGTGA
- a CDS encoding DUF6303 family protein, with amino-acid sequence MSEHTAQLSIRTGRWTLYVALLGVPVSQWPEHGFGTEVVPTPAERSRALTDLGFVFTDGAEWVWQEYPEGPDDDTSPVRLLASVRVCSRDGGLS; translated from the coding sequence ATGAGCGAGCACACCGCGCAACTGTCCATCCGCACCGGCAGGTGGACCCTGTACGTCGCTCTACTGGGTGTTCCGGTCTCGCAGTGGCCGGAGCACGGCTTCGGCACCGAGGTGGTGCCGACCCCGGCGGAGCGTTCACGAGCGCTCACCGATCTCGGGTTCGTGTTCACGGACGGGGCCGAGTGGGTGTGGCAGGAGTACCCGGAGGGGCCGGACGACGACACGTCGCCGGTCCGGCTGCTGGCCTCGGTCCGGGTGTGTTCACGGGACGGGGGCCTGTCGTGA
- a CDS encoding protein kilB: MLQQRTARTDRADVRRHEERRDRIAAVTALTVALADHRRSMWVREDLRLSGASDADYQAARTASHNTRSALTAPLTTLAILAPELAGVAQEAAGATYALRNTENRELLDFYRRAAIEAADELVRAAATA; the protein is encoded by the coding sequence ATGCTCCAGCAGCGCACCGCCCGCACCGACCGTGCGGATGTCCGCCGGCACGAGGAGCGGCGGGACCGGATCGCGGCCGTCACCGCGCTCACGGTGGCGCTGGCTGATCACCGCCGGTCGATGTGGGTCCGTGAGGACCTGCGGCTGTCCGGCGCTTCGGACGCCGACTACCAGGCAGCCCGTACGGCCAGTCACAACACCCGCTCCGCTCTGACCGCGCCGCTGACCACGCTGGCGATCCTGGCCCCCGAACTTGCCGGGGTCGCTCAGGAAGCGGCCGGTGCGACGTACGCCCTGCGGAACACCGAGAACCGCGAACTCCTCGACTTCTACCGCCGGGCCGCGATCGAGGCCGCGGACGAACTCGTCCGCGCCGCCGCCACCGCCTGA
- a CDS encoding GntR family transcriptional regulator produces MAPKWRELADKLAEQIKSGELPPGRQLPHIRDLVKGGEGSKSTVHAAYKALEAEGLVTSSRGHGTVVRSRAPLKRLGIARYDKAKWRDGDEVAFIADRVASGRAHKRGEQTQSVSRVPATPTVAAAHGLPEGSDVYARARLVREGNQPTHTLTSYYRPEHVEGTRLVDPTPGPAGKGGGYRVLYDAGYEIDHIREELFARAAASEEAALLQLTPGEWVVELHRTTYTADGTVVEFAIGIHAATRFAWAYDFKVPDSAEGEAQ; encoded by the coding sequence GTGGCACCCAAGTGGCGGGAACTGGCCGACAAACTGGCCGAGCAGATCAAGAGTGGTGAGCTGCCCCCTGGTCGGCAGCTGCCGCATATCCGTGACCTGGTCAAGGGCGGCGAGGGGTCGAAGTCCACAGTTCACGCTGCCTACAAGGCGCTGGAGGCCGAAGGCCTGGTGACCTCCTCCCGAGGTCACGGCACCGTGGTGCGGAGCCGGGCGCCACTAAAGCGGCTCGGCATCGCTCGTTACGACAAGGCCAAATGGCGTGACGGGGACGAGGTTGCGTTCATTGCTGACCGCGTGGCTTCGGGGCGAGCACACAAGCGCGGCGAGCAGACGCAGAGCGTTAGCCGTGTGCCGGCCACGCCAACCGTGGCTGCTGCACACGGTCTCCCGGAAGGTTCCGATGTGTACGCGCGCGCCCGCCTTGTGAGGGAGGGGAACCAGCCAACGCACACCCTGACCAGCTACTACCGTCCGGAGCACGTCGAGGGAACACGGCTTGTCGACCCGACGCCGGGTCCGGCCGGCAAAGGCGGCGGGTATCGCGTGCTGTACGACGCGGGGTACGAGATTGATCACATCCGGGAGGAACTATTTGCGCGTGCCGCAGCTTCGGAGGAAGCCGCACTCCTCCAGCTCACGCCCGGCGAGTGGGTGGTGGAACTACATCGGACCACGTACACGGCTGACGGGACTGTGGTGGAGTTCGCCATCGGCATTCACGCAGCGACCCGTTTTGCTTGGGCGTACGACTTCAAGGTTCCCGACTCGGCGGAAGGTGAGGCTCAGTGA
- a CDS encoding YdcF family protein yields MISVQTWSDAQRLWDFQQMHHELRPCSVGVGLGSHDLGVADVTVNLYQRGMFPLIVFTGATSGTTRDRMPRGEAEHYRERALELGVPASAILVEPKARNTGENINFARELLTRGGIDVSSVMLVSKPYEERRAYATARKLWPGVEIVSASAPMTLAEYVDSMKDPRLVLDMLVGAQQRLLIYPHQGFMIRQEVPDSVTAAYEHLCSEGFTSRLVLTD; encoded by the coding sequence GTGATCTCCGTGCAGACGTGGTCTGACGCCCAGCGGCTCTGGGATTTCCAGCAGATGCACCACGAACTGCGGCCCTGCTCGGTCGGCGTCGGCCTTGGTAGTCACGACTTGGGCGTGGCTGATGTGACCGTGAATCTGTATCAGCGCGGCATGTTCCCGCTGATCGTCTTCACAGGAGCGACCAGCGGGACAACACGCGATCGAATGCCCCGGGGAGAAGCCGAGCACTATCGGGAAAGGGCGCTGGAACTGGGCGTTCCTGCATCAGCGATCCTCGTTGAGCCGAAGGCGCGGAACACAGGAGAGAACATCAACTTCGCACGCGAACTGCTCACCAGGGGAGGCATCGATGTGTCATCCGTGATGCTCGTGAGCAAGCCGTACGAGGAGCGGCGGGCCTACGCGACGGCCCGCAAACTCTGGCCGGGAGTCGAGATCGTCAGCGCGTCGGCCCCTATGACGCTCGCGGAGTACGTCGACTCCATGAAAGACCCGCGTCTAGTGCTAGACATGCTCGTGGGGGCCCAACAGCGTCTGCTCATCTACCCGCACCAAGGCTTCATGATCAGGCAAGAAGTGCCGGACTCTGTTACTGCGGCCTACGAGCATCTGTGCTCCGAAGGGTTCACGAGCCGCTTGGTGCTCACGGATTAG
- a CDS encoding ribonuclease D: MTTADDVQVLTGDIPSEIYRGIVAAGRLAWDIETNGLDPKAAQIGTCQLSAPTVGTIIVTGLAGEVPPNMRRLLMNKRVLKVFHHAPFDLSFMAAAWNVRAERVACTKIASKLLTPGAARGEHSLKHLMAKNFELELDKSVRFTDWLADDLTQQQVEYAVMDVVKLLDLYDILRDRLDSRGLLDLYERCCAFLSAHVELRLHGVADPFQY, from the coding sequence ATGACTACGGCTGATGATGTCCAGGTCTTGACAGGTGACATTCCTTCCGAGATCTATCGAGGCATTGTCGCAGCCGGTCGACTGGCTTGGGACATCGAAACGAATGGACTCGATCCGAAGGCGGCACAGATCGGGACTTGCCAACTCTCAGCTCCCACGGTGGGAACAATTATTGTCACTGGCCTTGCTGGTGAGGTTCCGCCAAACATGCGTCGCCTATTGATGAATAAAAGGGTGCTCAAGGTATTTCACCACGCTCCCTTCGATCTATCCTTCATGGCAGCGGCGTGGAACGTGAGGGCTGAGCGGGTTGCTTGCACAAAAATCGCGTCAAAGCTCCTCACCCCTGGTGCTGCCAGGGGCGAGCACTCACTCAAGCACTTGATGGCCAAGAACTTTGAGCTGGAGCTCGATAAGTCCGTCCGGTTCACGGACTGGCTTGCGGACGATCTCACTCAGCAGCAAGTCGAATACGCGGTCATGGACGTGGTCAAGCTTCTTGACCTGTACGATATTCTTCGAGATCGGCTTGACAGTAGGGGACTTTTGGACCTCTACGAACGTTGTTGCGCCTTCCTCTCTGCGCACGTTGAGCTTCGGCTTCACGGTGTGGCGGATCCTTTCCAATACTGA
- a CDS encoding SDR family oxidoreductase — protein MRIVIAGGHGQIALRLERLLAARGDEAVGIIRNPQQSQDLTEAGAQPAVLDLESATVEQTAEVLRGADAAVFAAGAGPDSGVARKDTVDRDAAVLFADAAEAAGVRRYLVVSSMGADPDHPGDEVFDVYLRAKGAADADVRSRTALDWTILRPGMLTNDAGTGQVLLAASTGRGPIPRDDVAATLLELLDTPATAGLTLEAISGNVPVTVAVKDVAGN, from the coding sequence ATGCGCATTGTCATCGCAGGTGGACACGGACAGATCGCACTGCGGCTGGAGCGGCTCCTCGCCGCACGCGGGGATGAAGCCGTAGGGATCATCCGCAACCCCCAACAGAGTCAGGACCTGACCGAAGCCGGCGCCCAACCCGCCGTGCTGGACCTCGAATCGGCCACCGTGGAGCAGACCGCGGAGGTGCTGCGCGGCGCGGACGCGGCCGTCTTCGCCGCGGGCGCGGGGCCGGACAGCGGTGTCGCCCGCAAGGACACCGTCGACCGCGACGCGGCCGTGCTGTTCGCCGACGCGGCCGAGGCGGCGGGCGTCCGCCGCTATCTCGTCGTCTCCTCGATGGGAGCCGACCCCGACCACCCCGGCGACGAGGTCTTCGACGTGTACCTGAGGGCCAAGGGCGCCGCCGACGCCGACGTACGCTCCCGCACCGCGCTGGACTGGACGATCCTGCGCCCCGGCATGCTGACCAACGACGCGGGCACCGGACAGGTCCTCCTGGCCGCCTCGACGGGCCGCGGCCCGATCCCCCGCGACGACGTGGCGGCCACGCTGCTGGAGCTGCTGGACACCCCGGCGACGGCGGGCCTGACCCTTGAGGCGATCTCCGGGAACGTGCCGGTGACGGTGGCCGTGAAGGACGTCGCGGGCAACTGA
- a CDS encoding amidohydrolase family protein, giving the protein MPDSQPRRPDDNAPDSADAATTAEHPALVLGGARLADGRAVDVRLSGSRIEAVGTAGSLTARGPRIDLRGYLLLPAPAEPHAHSDTALTADSAGPDSPGPASHRTEDIQRRATEAALLQLGHGATALRTHVRVGDVQGLAPLEAVLGTRRALRGLADVMPVAVPRLLTGIAGADSLAMLRDAVKMGAAVVGGCPDLDPDPTGYTEAVLEIAAEHGCPVDLHTDGDDPARLARLAAMAAGLRPGVTLGPCGGLAHLPLDAAARAADRLAAAGITVVCLPQGGCAGAERRTTAPVRLLRSAGVRVAAGSGALRDTANPVGRGDPLEAAYLLASQAGLRAEQAYALVSTAARAALGLPDVRVEAGFPAELLAVRGEHLSAVLSLAYSRIVIHGGRIVARTSAVREYCDSDGDAAAGLGGLPRQGRPDSGAGPRN; this is encoded by the coding sequence ATGCCCGACAGCCAGCCACGGCGGCCCGACGACAACGCGCCCGACAGCGCCGACGCGGCCACCACCGCCGAGCACCCCGCCCTCGTCCTCGGCGGCGCCCGCCTCGCCGACGGTCGGGCCGTCGACGTACGTCTGAGCGGCAGCCGGATCGAGGCCGTCGGCACCGCGGGCAGCCTCACCGCCCGTGGCCCCCGCATCGACCTCCGCGGCTACCTCCTGCTCCCCGCCCCGGCCGAACCCCACGCCCACAGCGACACCGCCCTCACCGCCGACAGCGCGGGCCCCGACAGCCCCGGCCCCGCCTCCCACCGCACCGAGGACATCCAGCGCCGCGCCACCGAGGCCGCCCTCCTCCAGCTCGGCCACGGCGCCACCGCCCTGCGCACCCACGTCCGCGTCGGCGACGTCCAGGGCCTCGCCCCGCTCGAAGCCGTCCTGGGGACCCGGCGCGCCCTGCGCGGCCTCGCCGACGTCATGCCCGTCGCGGTCCCCCGGCTCCTCACCGGCATCGCCGGGGCGGACAGCCTCGCGATGCTCCGGGACGCGGTGAAGATGGGCGCGGCCGTCGTCGGCGGCTGCCCCGACCTCGACCCCGACCCCACGGGCTACACCGAGGCCGTCCTGGAGATCGCCGCCGAGCACGGCTGCCCCGTGGACCTGCACACCGACGGCGACGACCCCGCCCGCCTGGCCCGGCTCGCCGCGATGGCCGCCGGACTGCGCCCCGGCGTCACCCTCGGCCCGTGCGGCGGCCTGGCCCACCTGCCCCTGGACGCCGCGGCCCGGGCCGCCGACCGGCTCGCCGCCGCCGGGATCACCGTGGTCTGCCTGCCCCAGGGCGGCTGCGCCGGCGCGGAGCGCCGTACGACCGCCCCCGTACGCCTGCTGCGCTCCGCGGGCGTACGCGTCGCGGCGGGCAGCGGTGCGCTGCGGGACACGGCCAACCCGGTCGGTCGCGGCGATCCGCTCGAAGCCGCCTACCTCCTCGCCTCCCAGGCGGGGCTGCGCGCCGAACAGGCGTACGCCCTGGTCTCCACGGCCGCCCGCGCGGCCCTCGGCCTGCCCGACGTGCGCGTCGAGGCGGGATTCCCCGCCGAACTCCTCGCCGTACGCGGCGAGCACCTCTCCGCGGTGCTCTCCCTCGCCTACAGCCGCATCGTCATCCACGGCGGCCGGATCGTCGCCCGCACCAGCGCCGTGCGCGAGTACTGCGACTCCGACGGAGACGCCGCCGCGGGGCTCGGCGGACTGCCGCGCCAGGGCAGGCCCGACTCCGGCGCGGGGCCGCGGAACTGA